In Alkalihalobacillus sp. FSL W8-0930, a single window of DNA contains:
- a CDS encoding zinc ABC transporter substrate-binding protein, translating to MKKSLALAGAALLFLNACSQGSGDADNDTSETLEIYTTIFPIEDWTKKIGGDYVDVTNMVPVGSDAHTYEPTPTEMVKVASADAFFYSGAGMEAFADKVVSAVDGEGVVTLEATDGVELIADSHDHDHSHGEEDHEHEHGDDEHGHEEEDHEHGDDEHGHEEEDHDHDHDHEGEADETVNIEGVSDHYHSGDHVHLTAKASDEVESGKWQWYTLAAGEDATDEGAWEVVEGNESAEYEGTAEDGQQIQAKLLDENQEIIAQSNPVTISIDDHDDDGHDDHGHTHGEFDPHVWLDPVLSIELAGNIKDQLVEMLPEQEDYFNSNYDELVSKFEELDTEFKEVAEKADLDTFIVSHAGYGYWEERYGFNQIGIAGISPTNEPSQSQLVQTIDHAEELGLNYVLFEPNITPAVAEVVQSEIGAEALTIYPLEALTDEDVANDEDYFSLMHKNVETLRTVLSAE from the coding sequence ATGAAAAAAAGCTTAGCACTAGCAGGAGCAGCACTACTATTCTTGAACGCATGCTCACAGGGATCAGGAGATGCGGACAATGACACTAGCGAAACACTTGAAATTTATACAACCATTTTTCCAATAGAAGACTGGACGAAAAAAATCGGAGGCGACTACGTAGACGTTACCAATATGGTACCCGTTGGTTCCGATGCTCATACCTATGAACCTACACCAACAGAAATGGTGAAGGTAGCGAGTGCCGACGCCTTTTTCTATAGTGGAGCAGGGATGGAGGCCTTTGCTGATAAGGTTGTCAGTGCAGTGGATGGAGAAGGTGTCGTGACGTTAGAAGCAACGGACGGGGTCGAGTTGATTGCGGATAGCCATGATCACGATCACAGTCATGGAGAAGAGGATCATGAACATGAACATGGGGACGACGAGCATGGACATGAAGAAGAGGATCATGAACATGGGGACGATGAGCATGGACATGAAGAAGAGGATCATGATCACGACCATGATCACGAAGGAGAAGCTGACGAAACAGTGAACATTGAAGGCGTCTCTGATCACTATCATTCAGGCGATCACGTACATCTTACAGCAAAAGCTTCTGATGAAGTTGAATCTGGTAAATGGCAATGGTACACGCTTGCAGCTGGAGAAGATGCTACAGATGAAGGTGCCTGGGAAGTAGTTGAGGGGAACGAATCTGCGGAATATGAAGGAACTGCAGAGGATGGTCAACAAATTCAAGCAAAGCTTCTGGATGAAAATCAAGAGATCATCGCTCAATCAAATCCAGTGACGATCTCAATTGATGACCACGATGATGATGGACATGATGATCACGGACATACTCACGGTGAATTCGATCCACATGTCTGGTTAGATCCAGTGCTCTCCATTGAATTAGCAGGGAATATTAAGGACCAGCTAGTTGAGATGTTACCTGAGCAAGAAGACTATTTTAACAGTAATTATGATGAGTTGGTTTCCAAGTTTGAAGAATTAGATACTGAATTTAAAGAGGTTGCTGAGAAGGCGGACCTTGATACATTTATCGTTTCTCACGCTGGATACGGATACTGGGAAGAGCGTTATGGATTTAATCAAATTGGAATTGCAGGCATCTCCCCGACGAATGAACCATCACAAAGTCAGCTTGTCCAAACGATTGACCACGCTGAAGAGCTTGGACTGAACTACGTTTTATTTGAACCGAACATTACGCCAGCTGTAGCTGAAGTTGTACAAAGTGAAATCGGTGCAGAAGCACTGACGATCTACCCACTCGAAGCATTAACCGATGAAGATGTCGCCAATGACGAAGACTACTTCTCTTTAATGCACAAAAACGTAGAGACGTTGCGAACGGTTTTGTCCGCTGAATAG
- a CDS encoding DNA alkylation repair protein, which yields MELRKAVYNEAFIQQLKMDLAKAEPRFKADEYQSIILQADWEQLELMQRKRRITEAIHATLPASYQEALDILMQVAPNYSGLAGLVFSDYVQVYGLNDWEASIKALERFTQYSTAEFAVRPFFIKDSERMIQQSMTWAQSENEHVRRLASEGSRPRLPWGISIPTIKENPALILPILESLKQDPSLYVRRSVANSLNDVTKTHPALFKDIATNWVNEHSDTDWIIKHASRSLLKKGDPDILHLFGYENSEKLHIQEFQCGAESLQIGEVIDFSFQLQAETETKLRIDYAIDYVKARGNRTRKVFKLSDTTIKKNEIKNYSRTHSFQDLSTRTHYPGTHQLTIIVNGAEKLSIGFDVI from the coding sequence ATGGAGCTAAGGAAGGCTGTTTACAATGAAGCGTTTATTCAACAACTTAAGATGGATCTAGCAAAAGCTGAACCACGCTTTAAAGCGGATGAATATCAATCAATCATTTTACAAGCAGATTGGGAGCAGCTTGAACTGATGCAACGTAAACGTAGAATCACGGAGGCCATACACGCGACGCTCCCAGCTTCTTACCAGGAGGCGCTTGACATTCTCATGCAGGTTGCGCCGAACTATAGCGGGCTCGCGGGTCTTGTTTTCTCAGATTATGTTCAAGTGTACGGGTTGAATGATTGGGAAGCTTCTATTAAGGCGTTAGAACGATTCACCCAGTACTCTACGGCGGAATTTGCAGTTCGTCCCTTTTTTATAAAGGATTCAGAGCGCATGATTCAGCAGAGTATGACGTGGGCCCAAAGTGAAAATGAACACGTGCGTAGGCTTGCGAGTGAAGGGAGCCGTCCAAGATTACCTTGGGGGATCTCGATACCTACTATTAAAGAGAACCCAGCTTTGATTCTGCCAATCCTTGAATCACTTAAACAAGATCCGTCCTTATATGTACGCAGAAGTGTGGCGAATAGCTTAAATGATGTAACCAAAACACATCCCGCTCTTTTCAAAGACATTGCAACAAATTGGGTGAACGAGCACTCTGATACGGATTGGATTATTAAGCATGCCAGTCGAAGCCTATTAAAAAAGGGTGACCCGGACATTCTTCATTTATTTGGCTATGAAAATAGTGAAAAGTTACATATACAAGAGTTTCAATGCGGGGCAGAATCTCTTCAAATTGGGGAAGTGATCGACTTTTCATTTCAACTTCAAGCAGAGACTGAAACGAAGCTACGAATTGATTATGCGATAGACTACGTGAAGGCACGTGGCAACCGCACCCGAAAGGTCTTTAAACTTTCCGACACAACGATTAAGAAAAATGAAATCAAGAACTATTCGCGCACGCACTCATTCCAAGATCTCTCAACACGCACGCATTATCCAGGTACACACCAATTAACCATCATTGTAAATGGGGCAGAAAAACTCTCAATAGGATTCGATGTCATATAG
- a CDS encoding N-acetylmuramoyl-L-alanine amidase, with protein MRKVLIMMFMSVLFMVAFGENAHAAEMGEVDTQVSLNVRSEPSEAGNIIGSLSPGERVEYIDVGNGWGQITYQGKLGFISTAYLMKMERTPEPQQITPSEEEKAPESEPAESFQVKRVVIDAGHGGKDPGAIGNDLYEKVVALSVANKVRDLLIEEEYEVLMSRETDIFVSLEDRVQKSNKWAADLFVSIHANGYSDSRANGVETFYYQGSTRGKQVATSIQKELAQSTGNKNRGVFAADFYVLKHTSMPSVLVETGFVSNEKDAGLLKTEDYQNKAARAIVNGINAS; from the coding sequence ATGAGAAAGGTTCTAATCATGATGTTTATGTCGGTGTTGTTTATGGTTGCATTTGGAGAAAATGCTCATGCTGCGGAGATGGGTGAGGTCGATACCCAAGTTTCATTAAATGTTCGATCTGAGCCAAGTGAAGCGGGGAATATTATTGGAAGCTTGTCTCCTGGTGAACGCGTGGAGTACATTGATGTTGGTAACGGGTGGGGACAAATTACGTATCAAGGTAAGTTAGGTTTTATAAGCACCGCATATTTGATGAAAATGGAGAGAACACCAGAACCACAACAGATCACTCCTTCTGAAGAAGAGAAGGCACCTGAGTCAGAGCCTGCTGAATCCTTCCAGGTAAAACGTGTTGTGATTGATGCAGGGCACGGGGGGAAAGACCCGGGTGCGATTGGCAATGATCTCTATGAAAAGGTTGTTGCTTTGTCTGTAGCGAATAAGGTCAGAGATTTATTAATAGAGGAAGAGTATGAGGTATTGATGTCGAGAGAAACAGACATCTTTGTATCACTTGAAGATCGTGTGCAAAAATCAAACAAATGGGCTGCGGACTTGTTTGTAAGCATCCATGCCAATGGGTACTCGGATTCGAGGGCTAATGGGGTTGAAACCTTTTACTATCAAGGAAGTACCAGAGGGAAGCAGGTAGCAACTTCTATACAAAAGGAACTTGCACAATCAACCGGTAATAAAAATCGTGGCGTGTTTGCAGCTGACTTTTACGTGTTAAAACATACAAGCATGCCTTCTGTTCTTGTTGAAACTGGTTTTGTCTCAAATGAAAAGGACGCTGGTCTCTTAAAAACAGAGGATTACCAAAACAAAGCAGCAAGAGCCATTGTCAACGGAATCAACGCGTCATAA